In the Clavelina lepadiformis chromosome 8, kaClaLepa1.1, whole genome shotgun sequence genome, one interval contains:
- the LOC143469390 gene encoding uncharacterized protein LOC143469390, with product MKTLVLLETLLLVTAFADCYILKQHFGESDYQDWNGWRSRHLAPFGSQQKESDVALKPQDKRQHWSVKLSPGGKRSGFTDVVQTQHERNPGVEILEERMKTKEEARDQDQYPMMLQILQKILDETKNYGELQTDPEDFSRFSYDNQPQKSSHY from the exons ATGAAAACTCTCGTCTTGCTCGAAACTTTGTTGCTAGTTACTGCCTTCGCTGATTGCTACATCCTGAAACAACATTTTGGCGAGAGTGATTACCAAGATTGGAATGGCTGGCGATCCCGTCACCTGGCACCTTTCGGATCGCAACAGAAAGAGTCCGACGTGGCTTTGAAGCCACAAGACAAACGCCAACATTGGTCGGTAAAGCTTTCTCCTGGAGGCAAACGGAGTGGCTTTACGGATGTTGTTCAAACGCAGCATGAAAGAAACCCAGGTGTGGAAATTCTGGAAGAGAGAATGAAGACGAAAGAGGAGGCTCGCGATCAAGATCAATATCCTATGATGTTGCAAATTCTTCAGAAAATACTTGAC GAAACGAAAAACTACGGTGAACTTCAGACCGATCCCGAGGATTTTTCACGGTTCAGTTACGACAACCAACCGCAAAAATCTTCCCATTACTAG